In a genomic window of Rhodovulum sp. P5:
- a CDS encoding ABC transporter ATP-binding protein, which yields MFDVSARKLVEVRDLKMHFPIFGGILRRRVGEVRAVDGVSFDIYERETLGLVGESGCGKSTCGRAILRLYDITSGSIRIDGEEIGDAGQQTLRAKRPKMQMVFQDPQASLNPRMTVARIIGEPLDEHTRLSRQKKLDRIYELMDAVGLNRNFANRYPHEFSGGQRQRIGIARALALNPGFIVCDEPIAALDVSIQAQVVNLLEDLQKQFGLTYLFISHDLSMVRHIADRVAVMYLGKVVELAPRDALYGEPLHPYTQALLSAVPEPDPNIEARRRHIILKGDVPSPANPPEGCNFCTRCPKVMDICRRIDPEMREIRPGHVVACHLHDPDHAEPAGKAATTAQPNTQHGG from the coding sequence ATGTTTGACGTCAGCGCCCGCAAGCTGGTGGAGGTCCGCGATCTCAAGATGCACTTCCCGATCTTTGGCGGCATCCTGCGCCGCCGGGTGGGAGAGGTACGCGCCGTCGATGGGGTCAGCTTCGACATCTACGAGCGGGAGACACTGGGGCTTGTGGGCGAATCCGGTTGCGGGAAATCCACCTGCGGCCGGGCGATCCTGCGGCTTTACGATATCACCTCGGGCTCCATCCGCATCGACGGCGAAGAGATCGGCGATGCCGGCCAGCAGACCTTGCGCGCCAAGCGGCCGAAGATGCAGATGGTGTTTCAGGACCCGCAGGCGAGCCTGAACCCCCGCATGACCGTGGCCCGCATCATCGGCGAACCGCTGGACGAACACACGCGCCTGTCGCGCCAGAAAAAACTCGATCGCATCTACGAATTGATGGACGCCGTCGGCCTGAACCGCAATTTCGCCAACCGCTATCCGCATGAATTTTCCGGCGGCCAGCGGCAGCGGATCGGCATTGCCCGGGCGCTTGCGCTGAATCCGGGCTTCATCGTCTGCGACGAACCCATCGCCGCACTGGACGTGTCGATCCAGGCGCAGGTGGTGAACCTGCTTGAAGATCTGCAAAAGCAGTTCGGTCTGACCTACCTGTTCATCAGCCACGATCTGTCGATGGTGCGCCACATCGCCGACCGGGTGGCGGTGATGTATCTGGGCAAGGTCGTCGAACTTGCGCCACGCGACGCGCTTTATGGCGAACCGCTGCACCCCTATACGCAGGCGCTTTTGTCCGCGGTGCCCGAACCCGACCCCAATATCGAGGCCCGGCGCCGCCACATCATCCTGAAAGGCGATGTGCCCTCGCCCGCCAATCCGCCCGAAGGCTGCAACTTCTGCACCCGCTGCCCCAAGGTTATGGATATCTGCCGCCGGATCGACCCCGAGATGCGCGAGATCAGGCCCGGCCACGTGGTGGCCTGCCACCTGCACGACCCCGACCATGCAGAACCCGCCGGCAAGGCGGCAACAACGGCCCAACCGAACACCCAACACGGAGGTTGA
- a CDS encoding ABC transporter ATP-binding protein yields MPDGGMPILDVKGLQTVFRTRSGDVHAVNSVDFHLEPGELLGVVGESGSGKSVTMMSLIGLLPSPPAEVRSGSVHFAGQDLLKVPERTLRDIRGARIGFVFQDPMTSLNPVFTVGYQLMEPLRKHLGMSKSKARARAQELLELVGIPDAKRRLDDYPHQFSGGMRQRVMIAIALACDPEVLIADEPTTALDVTIQAQILDLMKKLRQQLGMSVIWITHDLGVIAGIADRVIVMYGGQIVEQAPVKDLFANPQHPYTHALLKTVPHVTGERAERLKVIEGQPPVLSAPPRACPFRARCAYRFELCNAQNPPRVAVGLGHDAACFWDIGTGAPRNV; encoded by the coding sequence ATGCCCGACGGGGGAATGCCCATCCTTGATGTGAAGGGCCTTCAAACCGTGTTTCGCACCCGCTCGGGTGACGTGCACGCGGTCAATTCTGTCGACTTCCACCTCGAACCCGGTGAACTTCTGGGTGTGGTGGGGGAAAGCGGGTCGGGCAAGTCGGTCACGATGATGTCGCTGATCGGGCTGTTGCCCAGCCCCCCCGCCGAGGTGCGGTCGGGCAGCGTGCATTTCGCCGGGCAGGACCTGCTGAAGGTGCCGGAGCGAACCTTGCGCGATATTCGCGGCGCGCGCATAGGCTTCGTTTTTCAGGACCCGATGACCAGCCTGAACCCGGTTTTCACCGTCGGCTACCAGTTGATGGAACCGCTGCGCAAACATCTGGGCATGTCGAAATCGAAGGCCCGCGCCCGCGCGCAGGAATTGCTGGAACTTGTGGGCATCCCCGATGCGAAGCGGCGGCTTGACGATTACCCGCATCAGTTTTCCGGGGGCATGCGTCAGCGCGTTATGATAGCCATCGCACTGGCCTGCGATCCGGAGGTGCTGATCGCCGACGAACCGACCACGGCGCTCGATGTCACGATCCAGGCGCAAATCCTCGACCTGATGAAGAAGCTGCGCCAGCAACTGGGCATGTCGGTGATCTGGATCACGCATGACCTTGGGGTGATCGCCGGCATCGCGGACAGGGTCATCGTCATGTATGGCGGGCAGATCGTCGAACAGGCGCCGGTGAAGGACCTGTTCGCCAATCCCCAGCATCCCTATACCCATGCGCTTCTCAAGACCGTGCCCCATGTCACGGGGGAGCGCGCCGAACGACTGAAGGTGATCGAGGGCCAGCCGCCCGTCTTGTCCGCCCCGCCGCGGGCCTGTCCGTTCCGCGCGCGCTGCGCCTATCGGTTCGAGCTTTGCAATGCCCAGAACCCGCCCCGCGTGGCGGTCGGCCTCGGCCATGATGCCGCCTGTTTCTGGGACATCGGCACAGGGGCCCCGCGCAATGTTTGA
- the argE gene encoding acetylornithine deacetylase: MATPLSPRELLEKIVSFPTVSRDSNLSLIDWVEDYLTTFGIPVTRVWNAARSKASLYAIAGPAQDGGVMLSGHTDVVPVDGQDWSTDPWQVVERDGRLYGRGTCDMKGFNALAIWALVRAQTEGLALPLQLALSHDEEVGCLGAPPMIEHMAAQGFPKAATVFVGEPSMMQVVTGQKGNIGFHVHIKGFEVHSSIMHTGVSAVMEAARLICWANDRNAENAARDPQGDDALFDPPWTTVHVGQVNGGTAHNITALDCRFGLDFRCVPSEGVDRWRDAFRAEVARIEAAMQAVRPEAHIELEEYFTVPALTSETDGSAEALARRLTGDNGTHAVAYATEAGQFQEGGYSTVICGPGDIAQAHQPDEYITIDQFRQGEAFMDRLLTHLKE, translated from the coding sequence ATGGCCACGCCGCTTTCCCCGCGCGAACTACTTGAAAAAATTGTCTCTTTTCCCACGGTCAGCCGTGACAGCAACCTGTCCCTGATCGATTGGGTCGAGGACTATCTGACCACCTTTGGAATCCCCGTCACCCGCGTCTGGAATGCCGCCCGGTCGAAGGCGAGCCTTTACGCCATCGCGGGGCCGGCGCAGGACGGGGGCGTGATGCTGTCGGGACATACCGACGTCGTGCCGGTGGACGGCCAGGACTGGTCCACCGATCCGTGGCAGGTGGTGGAGCGTGACGGCCGGCTGTACGGCCGTGGCACCTGTGACATGAAGGGGTTTAACGCGTTGGCGATCTGGGCGCTGGTCCGGGCGCAGACGGAAGGTTTGGCGCTGCCCCTGCAACTGGCGCTTTCCCATGACGAGGAGGTCGGATGCCTTGGCGCCCCGCCGATGATCGAACACATGGCGGCGCAGGGCTTTCCCAAGGCCGCGACCGTGTTCGTGGGGGAGCCGTCGATGATGCAGGTCGTGACCGGGCAAAAGGGCAATATCGGCTTCCACGTTCACATCAAGGGGTTCGAGGTTCACTCCTCGATCATGCATACCGGGGTGTCTGCGGTGATGGAGGCCGCGCGGCTGATCTGCTGGGCCAATGACCGCAACGCCGAGAATGCCGCGCGTGACCCGCAGGGCGACGATGCGTTGTTCGATCCGCCCTGGACCACCGTGCATGTGGGGCAGGTGAACGGGGGAACCGCGCATAACATCACCGCGCTCGACTGCCGGTTCGGGCTCGATTTTCGCTGTGTGCCGTCGGAAGGGGTGGATCGCTGGCGCGACGCCTTCAGGGCCGAGGTCGCGCGGATCGAGGCCGCCATGCAGGCCGTGCGCCCCGAGGCCCATATCGAGCTTGAGGAATATTTCACCGTGCCCGCGCTGACCTCCGAAACCGATGGCTCGGCCGAGGCTTTGGCCCGGCGCCTGACCGGGGACAATGGCACCCATGCGGTCGCTTATGCCACCGAGGCAGGGCAGTTTCAGGAGGGCGGATATTCCACCGTCATCTGCGGCCCCGGCGACATCGCGCAGGCGCATCAACCCGACGAATACATCACCATTGACCAGTTCCGGCAGGGGGAGGCCTTCATGGACCGCCTGCTGACCCATCTCAAGGAGTAG
- a CDS encoding M20 aminoacylase family protein has product MPVKNRIADMHDEITAWRRDIHEHPELMYDLPRTSALVAEKLRAFGCDEVVEGIGRTGVVGVIKGKSDSKGRVIGLRADMDALPIIEATGLPYASKTNGKMHACGHDGHTAMLLGAARYLAETRNFDGTAVVIFQPAEEGGAGGKAMVDDGLMSRFGIGEVYGMHNMPGLPVGRFAIKPGPIMAATDEFDITVTGKGGHAAKPHECVDTTLVASHIVVALQSIASRNVDPLKQVVVSVCTFKTESEAHNVIPQTVFLKGTVRTLEEDVRDLAEARLKAVAENTAAAFGAVADVTYRRGYPVTDNAPDQTDFAREVADRIAGQEALETPPLMGGEDFSYMLNERPGAYIFLGNGDTASVHHPEYNFNDDAIPFGCSWFAEIVESRMPAG; this is encoded by the coding sequence ATGCCCGTGAAGAACCGCATTGCCGACATGCATGATGAAATCACCGCCTGGCGGCGCGACATCCACGAACATCCCGAACTGATGTATGACCTGCCGCGGACGTCGGCGCTTGTGGCGGAAAAGCTGCGCGCTTTCGGCTGCGACGAGGTGGTGGAAGGGATCGGGCGCACCGGCGTTGTCGGCGTCATCAAGGGCAAGTCGGACAGCAAGGGCCGGGTGATCGGGTTGCGCGCCGACATGGATGCCCTGCCGATCATCGAGGCGACGGGTCTGCCCTATGCCAGCAAGACCAACGGAAAGATGCATGCCTGCGGCCATGACGGGCATACCGCGATGCTGTTGGGCGCGGCGCGGTATCTGGCCGAGACACGCAATTTCGACGGCACCGCGGTGGTGATCTTCCAACCCGCCGAAGAGGGTGGCGCGGGCGGCAAGGCGATGGTCGATGACGGGCTTATGAGCCGTTTCGGCATTGGCGAGGTCTACGGCATGCACAACATGCCCGGCCTTCCCGTGGGCCGTTTCGCGATCAAGCCGGGGCCGATCATGGCGGCGACGGATGAGTTCGATATTACCGTCACGGGGAAGGGCGGCCATGCCGCCAAGCCCCATGAATGCGTCGACACAACGCTTGTGGCCAGCCATATCGTCGTGGCCCTGCAATCGATCGCGTCGCGCAATGTCGACCCGCTGAAACAGGTGGTGGTGTCGGTCTGCACGTTCAAAACGGAATCCGAGGCGCATAACGTGATCCCGCAGACGGTGTTCCTGAAAGGGACCGTCCGCACGCTGGAGGAAGACGTGCGCGATCTGGCCGAGGCGCGGCTGAAGGCGGTGGCCGAGAATACGGCCGCGGCCTTTGGGGCGGTGGCGGATGTGACCTATCGGCGGGGCTATCCGGTTACCGACAATGCGCCCGACCAGACCGATTTCGCCCGCGAGGTTGCAGATCGGATTGCGGGGCAAGAGGCGTTGGAGACCCCGCCGCTGATGGGGGGCGAGGATTTCAGCTATATGCTGAACGAACGGCCCGGCGCCTATATCTTCCTTGGCAATGGCGATACCGCCTCGGTCCATCACCCCGAATACAACTTCAACGACGACGCCATCCCCTTCGGCTGTTCGTGGTTTGCCGAAATCGTCGAATCGCGGATGCCCGCCGGATGA
- a CDS encoding DUF1638 domain-containing protein yields MPSERGPVPGILWRFPLTNPTDDSLTSRGLAPDGRGRILVIGCGALAHEILALKSLNGWSHLDLTCLPAIWHNHPDRIVPGVRDAVERHREGYDSILVAYADCGTGGALARLCTEMGVAMIAGPHCYAFYDGLASFDAHAEDEITSFYLTDFLTRQFDAFVWRPLGLDRHPELIEAYFGNYERLVYLAQTDDPALDLAAQRCAERLGLAYARRVTVYGDLETFLAPRR; encoded by the coding sequence GTGCCATCGGAACGCGGACCCGTGCCCGGCATCCTGTGGAGGTTCCCCCTGACTAACCCGACGGATGACAGCCTGACCTCCCGCGGCCTTGCCCCCGACGGCAGAGGGCGGATTCTGGTGATCGGCTGCGGCGCACTTGCCCATGAAATCCTTGCGCTCAAAAGCCTGAATGGCTGGTCGCACCTCGATCTGACCTGCCTTCCGGCGATCTGGCACAACCACCCCGACCGGATCGTGCCGGGTGTGCGGGACGCGGTGGAACGCCACCGAGAGGGCTATGACAGCATTCTTGTCGCCTATGCCGATTGCGGCACCGGCGGGGCGCTTGCCCGCCTATGTACCGAGATGGGTGTCGCAATGATTGCCGGCCCCCATTGCTATGCCTTCTATGACGGTCTCGCCTCGTTCGACGCACATGCGGAGGACGAGATCACATCCTTTTACCTGACCGATTTCCTGACCCGGCAGTTCGACGCCTTCGTCTGGCGCCCCCTCGGGCTCGACCGTCATCCTGAACTGATCGAAGCCTATTTCGGCAATTACGAACGTCTGGTCTATCTGGCACAGACCGACGACCCCGCGCTCGATCTTGCCGCACAGCGCTGTGCCGAGCGACTGGGCCTTGCCTATGCGCGCCGCGTCACCGTCTATGGCGATCTAGAAACCTTCCTCGCCCCCCGGCGCTGA
- a CDS encoding class I SAM-dependent methyltransferase, translating into MSLRKSLLAHVFPRFSQRFFDFAYALPLPGMTFFNLGVTPVPESVAADPQGRREPYQAALYDLVLGQLPEVGAEDLIVEVSSGKGAGAAYLRRHCPARLHAFEPAWTGRMWSMLLFGLRARYALAEALPVEDGTAAALISVESAHNYMTEAFAAEAWRLLRPGGRLIIADFPLMRPENQARKIPAWLEKGGFVIESFTDLTPRVIAACEADDARKRRIFRFLPKPLREEAQTSFSCDPSPRLNSFRTGERGYYFVVATKPATAGAT; encoded by the coding sequence ATGTCGTTACGCAAATCCCTTCTCGCGCATGTGTTTCCGCGGTTCAGCCAGCGGTTCTTCGATTTCGCCTATGCCCTGCCGTTGCCCGGCATGACCTTTTTCAATCTTGGCGTCACGCCGGTGCCGGAAAGCGTCGCCGCCGATCCGCAGGGCCGCCGCGAACCCTATCAGGCCGCGCTTTACGACCTTGTGCTTGGCCAGTTGCCCGAGGTCGGGGCCGAGGACCTGATCGTCGAGGTCAGCTCGGGCAAGGGGGCGGGGGCGGCCTATCTGCGGCGGCATTGTCCCGCCCGCCTGCATGCTTTTGAGCCGGCCTGGACGGGGCGGATGTGGAGCATGCTGCTCTTTGGCCTTCGCGCGCGGTACGCGTTGGCCGAGGCCCTGCCGGTCGAGGATGGCACGGCCGCGGCACTGATCTCGGTCGAATCCGCCCATAACTACATGACCGAGGCGTTCGCGGCCGAGGCATGGCGGCTCTTGCGGCCGGGCGGGCGGTTGATCATCGCCGATTTTCCCCTGATGCGGCCAGAGAACCAGGCCCGCAAGATCCCCGCCTGGCTTGAAAAGGGGGGCTTCGTGATCGAGTCGTTCACCGACCTTACGCCGCGGGTCATTGCGGCTTGTGAGGCGGACGATGCCCGCAAGCGCCGCATCTTCAGGTTCCTTCCCAAACCCTTGCGGGAAGAAGCGCAGACATCGTTTTCCTGCGACCCCAGCCCCCGCTTGAACAGCTTCCGCACGGGGGAGCGCGGCTACTACTTCGTGGTTGCGACAAAGCCGGCGACGGCCGGGGCGACCTGA
- a CDS encoding B12-binding domain-containing protein, with protein MADDDEDDLILSDLSDEELVPQIGDDLYDGLKDEVAEGVNILLERGWAPYRVLTEALVAGMTVVGHDFRDGILFVPEVLLAANAMKAGMAILKPLLAETGAPKMGKMVIGTVKGDIHDIGKNLVSMMMEGAGFEVVDLGINTDVDAYLEAIAREEADILGMSALLTTTMPYMKTVIDTMTDRGIREDYIVLVGGAPLNEEFGKSIGADAYCRDAAVAVETAKEWVARRHNQIAAG; from the coding sequence ATGGCCGACGACGACGAAGACGACCTGATCCTGTCCGACCTGTCTGATGAGGAACTCGTCCCCCAGATCGGCGACGATCTGTATGACGGCCTGAAAGACGAGGTCGCCGAGGGCGTGAATATCCTGCTTGAGCGTGGCTGGGCCCCCTATCGCGTGCTGACCGAAGCGCTGGTCGCGGGCATGACCGTCGTCGGCCACGACTTCCGCGACGGCATCCTGTTCGTTCCCGAGGTGCTCCTTGCCGCGAATGCGATGAAGGCGGGCATGGCGATCCTGAAACCGCTTCTGGCCGAAACCGGCGCGCCGAAGATGGGCAAGATGGTGATCGGCACGGTCAAGGGCGACATCCACGACATCGGCAAGAACCTCGTGTCGATGATGATGGAGGGCGCCGGGTTCGAGGTCGTCGATCTGGGCATCAACACAGATGTCGACGCCTATCTGGAGGCCATCGCGCGGGAAGAGGCCGACATTCTGGGCATGTCCGCGCTGCTGACAACCACCATGCCCTACATGAAGACGGTCATCGACACGATGACCGACAGGGGCATCCGGGAGGACTATATCGTGCTGGTGGGCGGCGCACCGCTGAACGAGGAATTCGGGAAGTCCATCGGCGCAGACGCCTATTGCCGGGATGCGGCCGTCGCCGTCGAAACCGCGAAGGAATGGGTCGCACGGCGACACAACCAGATCGCGGCGGGCTGA
- a CDS encoding SGNH/GDSL hydrolase family protein → MKNLILAASLLFAPLPALAAQVGPFTEFLVFGDSLSDPGNVFFDLTGTPIPLPQFYPTGQFTDGNNWAVQLGATFESGTNFARGWAKAATDPTLINREPVPGFNISGYDSVDFADQIGLFRDAVNNGLQTGNRPVASIMFGGNDLRDANSQAELLAAMQAAIEAISYGITELMGDGLNDFLVLGLPDLGRLPEVPDPVTAAALTQASFLFNTELRSELARLPSSANVMYVDTFGIFAPLFDDPAAYGFVNSTDACLPALLGGFVNDCTGFVFYDDVHPTEAMHAILAEAVRDTLEAAPAAVPLPAGGVLILTAFGGLVLVGRRRMHGI, encoded by the coding sequence ATGAAAAATTTGATCCTAGCAGCTTCGCTGCTGTTCGCTCCGCTCCCGGCTTTGGCCGCGCAGGTTGGCCCGTTCACCGAATTCCTCGTCTTCGGTGACAGCCTCAGCGATCCGGGGAATGTCTTCTTCGACCTGACCGGGACACCGATCCCCCTGCCCCAGTTCTACCCCACGGGCCAGTTCACCGATGGCAACAACTGGGCCGTCCAACTGGGTGCCACGTTCGAGTCGGGGACGAATTTCGCACGGGGCTGGGCCAAGGCCGCAACCGACCCCACCCTGATCAACCGGGAACCGGTCCCGGGCTTCAATATATCCGGCTACGACTCGGTCGATTTCGCCGATCAGATCGGGCTGTTCCGGGATGCGGTCAATAACGGGCTGCAGACCGGCAATCGCCCTGTCGCGTCCATCATGTTCGGTGGCAATGACCTGCGCGATGCGAACTCTCAGGCCGAACTGCTCGCCGCCATGCAAGCCGCCATAGAGGCGATCAGCTATGGCATTACCGAGTTGATGGGCGACGGGCTGAACGATTTTCTTGTGCTGGGATTGCCCGATCTGGGGCGCCTGCCCGAAGTGCCGGATCCTGTAACGGCGGCCGCGTTGACGCAGGCATCATTCCTGTTCAACACCGAACTGCGCTCCGAACTGGCCCGGCTGCCAAGCAGCGCGAACGTGATGTATGTCGACACGTTCGGCATCTTCGCCCCGCTGTTCGACGACCCGGCTGCCTATGGCTTCGTCAACTCGACCGATGCCTGCCTTCCGGCGCTTCTGGGCGGCTTCGTGAACGATTGCACCGGCTTTGTCTTTTACGACGATGTCCACCCGACCGAGGCGATGCATGCGATCCTTGCCGAAGCGGTCCGCGACACGCTGGAAGCCGCGCCCGCCGCGGTGCCATTACCCGCGGGCGGCGTCCTGATCCTGACCGCATTTGGGGGGCTGGTATTGGTCGGCCGTCGGCGCATGCACGGGATTTGA
- a CDS encoding PA0069 family radical SAM protein: protein MDRPLARTPGRGASSNPANRYDRLSIAVEADGWAPEDDLPVLRTEVQVERPRKVITRNTSPDICFDRSINPYRGCEHGCVYCYARPSHAWLGMSPGLDFETRLIARPDAPELLRTELSKPRYYPAPLAIGTNTDPYQPVEREWQIMRRILEVLLEFRHPVAIVTKGTMIERDLDILSELAKLDLVRVGVSVTTLDAGLARLLEPRVPAPDRRLRTIARLSGAGILVRAMVSPVIPALTDHEIEAILARAQQAGARAASWIMLRLPLEVSGLFREWLAEHYPDRAARVMARLREMHGGQDYDPEFGRRMRGEGPYAEMIAQRFRVAAARLGLSEHLPEPTDSLFRVPPKPGDQLSLF, encoded by the coding sequence ATGGATCGTCCGCTTGCCCGAACACCCGGCCGCGGGGCGTCTTCGAACCCCGCCAACCGCTATGACCGGCTGAGCATCGCGGTGGAGGCCGATGGCTGGGCGCCTGAGGACGACCTGCCGGTTCTGCGGACCGAGGTGCAGGTGGAGCGCCCGCGCAAGGTCATCACCCGGAACACATCGCCCGACATATGTTTCGACAGGTCGATCAATCCTTACCGGGGCTGTGAACATGGATGCGTGTACTGCTATGCCCGGCCGAGCCACGCCTGGTTGGGGATGTCACCGGGGCTCGATTTCGAAACGCGGCTGATCGCCCGGCCCGATGCGCCCGAACTGCTCCGGACGGAGCTGTCAAAGCCGCGCTATTACCCCGCGCCGCTGGCCATCGGGACGAATACCGACCCATATCAACCGGTAGAGCGTGAGTGGCAGATCATGCGCCGGATTCTGGAGGTCTTGCTGGAGTTTCGCCACCCGGTCGCAATCGTCACCAAGGGCACGATGATCGAACGCGACCTCGACATTCTTTCAGAGCTTGCGAAGCTGGACCTTGTTCGAGTTGGGGTGTCGGTGACGACCCTCGATGCGGGTCTCGCCCGGTTGCTGGAGCCGCGGGTGCCGGCGCCGGACCGGCGGTTGCGGACCATCGCCCGCCTGTCTGGGGCTGGCATCCTTGTCCGGGCCATGGTGTCGCCGGTGATTCCGGCGCTGACCGATCACGAGATCGAGGCGATCCTGGCAAGGGCGCAACAGGCCGGGGCGCGGGCCGCAAGCTGGATCATGTTGCGCCTGCCGCTGGAGGTGTCCGGCTTGTTCCGGGAGTGGTTGGCAGAACACTACCCCGACCGTGCAGCCCGGGTGATGGCGCGGTTGAGAGAGATGCATGGCGGTCAGGATTACGACCCGGAGTTCGGGCGCCGGATGCGGGGCGAGGGGCCATATGCGGAGATGATTGCGCAGCGGTTCCGGGTGGCCGCGGCGCGCCTTGGCCTGTCCGAACATCTGCCGGAACCGACCGACAGCCTGTTTCGGGTGCCCCCGAAGCCCGGTGATCAGCTTTCCCTATTCTGA
- the bmt gene encoding betaine--homocysteine S-methyltransferase has translation MTDALSRMLASRDWLMADGATGTNLFNMGLSSGEAPELWNTDQPDNIRALYRGAVEAGSDIFLTNSFGANAARLKLHDAQNRVGELNRVAAELAREIADKAGRDLVVAGSIGPTGEIMEPMGPLSYDSAVEIFHEQAEALKDGGVDVLWVETISAPDEFRAAAEAARLADMAWCGTMSFDTAGRTMMGVTSANLAELVEKLPHKPLAFGANCGVGASDLLRTVLGFAAAGTERPIIAKGNAGIPKYVDGHIHYDGTPELMGDYAVLARDCGARIIGGCCGTTPDHLRAMHEALETRPRGPRPSLEDIAERLGGFSSSSDGTGEDSDTPDRPRRRRRSSE, from the coding sequence ATGACCGACGCGCTTTCCCGCATGCTGGCGTCCCGCGACTGGCTGATGGCCGATGGCGCCACCGGCACCAACCTGTTCAACATGGGGTTGAGTTCCGGTGAGGCACCGGAATTGTGGAACACCGACCAGCCCGACAATATCCGCGCGCTTTACCGCGGCGCGGTCGAGGCGGGATCGGACATCTTCCTGACCAACAGCTTCGGGGCCAATGCCGCTCGGCTCAAGCTCCACGATGCACAGAACCGCGTGGGCGAGTTGAACCGCGTTGCCGCGGAACTGGCGCGCGAGATCGCGGACAAGGCCGGACGCGATCTGGTCGTGGCCGGTTCGATCGGCCCGACCGGTGAAATCATGGAACCGATGGGACCGCTGTCCTATGACAGCGCGGTCGAGATCTTCCATGAACAGGCCGAGGCCCTGAAAGACGGCGGCGTCGATGTCCTGTGGGTGGAGACGATCTCGGCCCCAGACGAGTTCCGCGCCGCGGCCGAGGCCGCCCGACTGGCCGACATGGCATGGTGCGGGACGATGAGTTTCGACACCGCCGGGCGCACCATGATGGGCGTTACGTCTGCCAATCTTGCCGAACTGGTGGAAAAGCTGCCGCACAAACCGCTGGCCTTTGGCGCCAATTGCGGCGTCGGCGCATCCGACCTGCTGCGCACGGTGTTGGGCTTTGCCGCGGCGGGGACGGAACGGCCGATCATCGCGAAGGGGAATGCCGGCATTCCGAAATATGTCGACGGCCATATCCACTATGACGGAACGCCCGAATTGATGGGCGACTATGCCGTGCTGGCACGCGACTGTGGCGCAAGGATCATCGGCGGGTGCTGCGGCACCACACCCGATCACCTGCGCGCCATGCACGAGGCGCTGGAAACCCGCCCCCGCGGCCCGCGCCCCAGTCTTGAGGACATTGCGGAACGTCTTGGCGGGTTTTCCTCGTCCTCCGACGGAACCGGAGAGGACAGCGACACACCGGACAGGCCCCGCCGCCGCCGGCGCAGCTCAGAATAG
- a CDS encoding DUF1476 domain-containing protein, giving the protein MTTFDERENAFENKFAHDSELQFKAEARRNKLLGLWAAELMGLAEEASLDYAKEVVKADFEEAGDEDVYRKLAGDLGSKADEATIRAKMAELMTVAKEQVMNEA; this is encoded by the coding sequence ATGACCACATTCGATGAGCGCGAAAACGCATTCGAGAACAAGTTTGCCCATGATTCCGAACTGCAGTTCAAGGCAGAGGCACGGCGCAACAAGCTTCTGGGCCTTTGGGCGGCAGAGTTGATGGGGCTGGCCGAAGAGGCCTCTCTCGACTACGCAAAGGAAGTGGTGAAAGCCGATTTCGAAGAGGCCGGCGACGAAGACGTCTATCGCAAGCTCGCTGGCGATCTGGGCAGCAAGGCCGACGAAGCCACGATTCGCGCCAAGATGGCGGAACTGATGACCGTCGCCAAAGAGCAGGTGATGAACGAGGCCTGA